The following coding sequences are from one Oncorhynchus nerka isolate Pitt River linkage group LG6, Oner_Uvic_2.0, whole genome shotgun sequence window:
- the sdr16c5b gene encoding epidermal retinol dehydrogenase 2: protein MNFALETLQVLALSIYYNMEALVKLFIPSRKKSVAGETILITGAGSGIGRLMALEFASMGVTLVLWDISQDGNKETVRLVKQKGAARVHSYICDCSNKAEVYSVADQVKREVGDVTILINNAGIVTGTKFMNAPDSLIEKSMEVNSNAHFWTYKAFLPAMIASNHGHLVSIASSAGLIGVNGLADYCASKFAAVGFAESVALELLATKKNGVKTTIVCPFFINTGMFDGAVTKWPILMPILEPDYVAKMIVRAIQTDQVYLYMPRILYLILALKNILPTKLGLLLGDYMGAFNFMDAFKGHGKKD, encoded by the exons ATGAACTTCGCTCTGGAGACGCTACAGGTGCTGGCCTTGTCCATATATTATAACATGGAGGCACTTGTAAAACTCTTCATCCCTTCGCGGAAGAAGAGCGTTGCGGGAGAAACTATCCTCATCACAGGGGCGGGTAGCGGCATCGGCAGGCTGATGGCGCTTGAGTTCGCCTCCATGGGCGTAACGCTGGTGCTGTGGGACATTAGCCAGGATGGCAACAAGGAAACGGTTCGACTGGTGAAGCAAAAGGGCGCGGCCAGAGTCCACTCATACATCTGTGACTGCAGCAACAAGGCAGAGGTGTACTCAGTGGCTGACCAG GTGAAAAGGGAAGTGGGAGACGTGACAATCCTGATAAACAATGCAGGCATTGTCACAGGGACGAAGTTCATGAATGCTCCCGACAGCCTGATTGAGAAGTCTATGGAGGTCAACTCCAATGCTCACTTCTGG ACTTACAAGGCGTTTCTCCCTGCAATGATAGCCAGTAACCATGGTCACCTGGTGAGCATCGCAAGCTCTGCTGGACTGATTGGAGTCAACGGCCTGGCAG ATTACTGTGCCAGTAAGTTTGCGGCTGTGGGCTTTGCTGAGTCTGTGGCACTGGAGCTGCTAGCGACAAAGAAAAACGGAGTGAAGACCACTATCGTGTGTCCCTTCTTTATTAACACGGGGATGTTTGACGGCGCTGTCACCAA ATGGCCCATTCTCATGCCCATCCTGGAACCTGACTATGTGGCCAAAATGATCGTCCGTGCTATCCAAACTGACCAAGTGTACCTGTATATGCCTCGGATCCTCTACCTCATCCTCGCCCTCAAGAA CATTTTGCCCACTAAGTTGGGGCTCCTCTTGGGAGACTACATGGGGGCATTCAATTTCATGGATGCATTCAAAGGCCATGGGAAAAAGGACTGA
- the penkb gene encoding proenkephalin b, producing the protein MAVSMRSFWTLALSACLVLTVSADCGADCAYCIHHLQLQQTDINSLTCTLECEGALSPKKSWELCEDVLQARNSDSPTEGDKATTETSKLDNNDPHQLVKKYGGFMKRYGGFMKKTAELYGPEPDDVDHGREILFKRYGGFMKKSGEPEDTLSLLRELVRNVDGGDGGVEKRYGGFLRSARQSSDLENGIRELQKRYGGFMRRVGRPEWREEQKRYGGFLNKRAWGEEEEDEMEKERVELEDVPDVVEKRYGGFLGY; encoded by the exons ATGGCGGTATCAATGCGTTCCTTCTGGACGTTGGCTTTAAGCGCGTGCCTTGTGTTGACGGTGAGTGCAGACTGCGGAGCAGACTGCGCATATTGTATTCACCACCTACAACTTCAACAGACAGACATCAACTCTCTC ACATGTACGTTAGAGTGTGAAGGAGCTCTCAGCCCCAAGAAGTCCTGGGAACTGTGTGAGGATGTCCTGCAGGCTAGAAATTCCGACAGTCCAACAGAGGGAGACAAGGCTACCACAGAGACCTCCAAGCTGGACAACAACGACCCACATCAACTAGTAAAGAAGTATGGCGGCTTCATGAAACGCTACGGGGGATTCATGAAGAAAACAGCAGAACTGTACGGTCCTGAACCCGACGATGTCGACCACGGCAGGGAGATCCTATTCAAACGTTACGGTGGGTTCATGAAGAAGAGTGGCGAGCCAGAAGACACACTGAGTCTGCTCCGGGAACTGGTGAGGAACGTGGATGGCGGCGATGGCGGAGTGGAGAAACGCTACGGAGGCTTTCTGAGGAGCGCCAGACAAAGCTCTGACTTGGAGAACGGTATCCGAGAGCTGCAGAAGCGCTACGGCGGCTTCATGAGGAGGGTGGGCAGGCCCgagtggagggaggagcagaAACGCTATGGAGGCTTCCTCAACAAGCGAGCctggggggaggaagaggaggacgagatggAGAAGGAACGAGTCGAGTTGGAAGATGTTCCTGATGTGGTAGAGAAGAGATATGGAGGATTCCTGGGATACTGA